From Miscanthus floridulus cultivar M001 chromosome 15, ASM1932011v1, whole genome shotgun sequence, the proteins below share one genomic window:
- the LOC136506817 gene encoding long chain acyl-CoA synthetase 6, peroxisomal-like isoform X1 translates to MEDAAHSQRRRVGAATAHLQRPPPPPAGGCGGLAVNPTAAEYVHAQGYSVVLPEKLQTGKWNVYRSARSPLRLISRYPDTPDIGTLHDNFTYAVETFTDCKYLGTRIRTDGTIGDYKWMTYGEASTSRTAIGSGLIYHGVREGACIGLYFINRPEWVIVDHACSAYSYVSVPLYDTLGPDAVQFIVNHAAVEVIFCVPQTLSILLSFIAQMPCVRLIVVVGGDDANMPSTPVTTGVEIITYSRLLIQGKASPQHFRPPKPEDVATICYTSGTTGTPKGVVLSHENLIANVAGSSLNIKFYPSDVYISYLPLAHIYERVNQIAALHCGVAIGFYQGDNLKLMDDLAALRPTIFTSVPRLYNRIYTAITNAVKESGGLKEKLFHTAYNAKRQAILKGKNPSPVWDKLVFNKIKARLGGRVRLMSSGASPLAADVMEFLRICFGGEVLEGYGMTETSCIISAMDVGDRSIGHVGSPIASCEVKLVDVPEMNYTSDDQPYPRGEICVRGPIIFHGYYKDEVQTKEVIDEDGWLHTGDIGLWLPGGRLKIIDRKKNIFKLAQGEYIAPEKIENVYAKCKFIAQCFIYGDSLNSSLVGIIAVEPEVLKAWAASEGIQCEDLRQLCADPRARAAVLADMDSVGKEAQLRGFEFAKAVRLVAEPFTVENGLLTPTFKVKRPQAKTYFAKEISDMYAELREAEAPRSKL, encoded by the exons ATGGAGGACGCCGCCCACTCCCAGCGCCGCCGCGTCGGCGCGGCCACCGCCCACCTccagcgcccgccgccgccgcccgccggggGCTGCGGCGGCCTCGCCGTCAACCCCACCGCCGCCGAGTACGTCCACG CGCAGGGCTACAGTGTTGTTCTCCCTGAGAAATTGCAAACCGGCAAGTGGAATGTGTACCG GTCCGCGCGTTCACCTCTAAGGCTGATAAGTAGATATCCCGACACCCCAGACATTGGAACGCTGCATGATAATTTCAC GTATGCAGTTGAGACTTTTACAGACTGTAAATACCTGGGAACAAGAATCAGAACTGATGGGACAATTGGAGA CTACAAATGGATGACATACGGAGAAGCTAGCACGAGCAGGACTGCAATAGGTTCTGGTCTTATCTATCATGGAGTTCGTGAA GGTGCATGCATTGGTCTGTATTTTATAAACAGACCCGAGTGGGTTATAGTTGACCATGCTTGTTCTGCATATTCATATGTATCTGTGCCACTTTATGACACTCTCG GCCCAGATGCTGTTCAATTCATCGTGAACCATGCAGCGGTGGAAGTAATATTCTGTGTGCCTCAAACTCTGAGCATT CTGTTAAGTTTTATAGCTCAAATGCCATGTGTTCGGCTTATAGTG GTAGTTGGTGGAGATGATGCAAATATGCCATCAACGCCAGTTACTACTGGAGTGGAAATCATAACTTACTCCAGGCTGCTCATCCAG GGAAAGGCCAGTCCTCAACATTTTCGCCCGCCAAAACCTGAAGATGTTGCCACTATCTGTTACACTAGTGGCACTACTGGCACGCCAAAG GGagttgttctttctcatgagaaCTTAATTGCAAATGTAGCAGGATCAAGCCTGAACATTAAGTTTTACCCCTCCGATGT GTATATCTCATATCTACCTTTGGCTCACATCTATGAGAGGGTTAACCAGATTGCAGCACTGCACTGTGGTGTTGCCATTGGATTCTACCAAGGG GATAATTTGAAGCTCATGGATGATCTGGCTGCTTTGAGACCGACAATATTCACAAGTGTCCCCCGGTTATATAACAGAATTTATACTGC AATTACAAATGCCGTGAAGGAGTCTGGTGGGCTGAAAGAAAAATTGTTTCATACTGCATACAATGCCAAGAGACAAGCAATCCTTAAAG GGAAAAATCCATCCCCAGTGTGGGATAAGTTGGTATTTAACAAAATAAAAGCTAGGCTTGGTGGACGAGTGAGACTTATGAGTTCAGGTGCTTCTCCACTGGCAGCAGATGTCATGGAATTCCTGAGGAT ATGCTTTGGTGGTGAAGTTCTTGAAGGCTATGGAATGACAGAGACATCCTGTATCATATCTGCAATGGATGTTGGTGACAGATCAATTGGTCATGTTGGATCCCCAATTGCATCTTGTG AGGTGAAACTTGTGGATGTCCCAGAAATGAATTATACGTCCGACGATCAACCTTATCCTCGTGGAGAAATTTGTGTTAGAGGACCTATAATATTCCATGGTTACTATAAAGATGAAGTTCAAAC AAAAGAAGTCATTGACGAAGATGGTTGGTTGCACACTGGAGACATAGGTCTGTGGCTACCTGGAGGGCGTTTAAAGATTATTGATAG GAAAAAGAACATTTTCAAGTTAGCTCAAGGAGAATACATAGCTCCAGAGAAGATTGAAAATGTTTATGCCAAATGCAAGTTCATTGCCCAATGTTTTATATATG GTGATAGTTTAAACTCTTCCTTAGTTGGTATTATTGCAGTTGAACCAGAGGTTTTGAAGGCTTGGGCTGCATCTGAAGGGATCCAG TGCGAAGACTTGAGACAGCTTTGTGCTGACCCCAGAGCAAGAGCTGCTGTCCTGGCTGATATGGATTCTGTTGGGAAGGAAGCGCAG CTAAGAGGTTTTGAATTTGCTAAAGCTGTTCGGCTTGTTGCTGAGCCATTCACAGTGGAGAATGGTCTCCTCACCCCAACATTCAAG GTCAAAAGACCGCAAGCTAAGACATACTTTGCAAAGGAAATCTCAGATATGTATGCAGAGTTGCGGGAGGCGGAGGCACCCAGGTCGAAGTTGTGA
- the LOC136506817 gene encoding long chain acyl-CoA synthetase 6, peroxisomal-like isoform X2 encodes MEDAAHSQRRRVGAATAHLQRPPPPPAGGCGGLAVNPTAAEYVHAQGYSVVLPEKLQTGKWNVYRSARSPLRLISRYPDTPDIGTLHDNFTYAVETFTDCKYLGTRIRTDGTIGDYKWMTYGEASTSRTAIGSGLIYHGVREGACIGLYFINRPEWVIVDHACSAYSYVSVPLYDTLGPDAVQFIVNHAAVELLSFIAQMPCVRLIVVVGGDDANMPSTPVTTGVEIITYSRLLIQGKASPQHFRPPKPEDVATICYTSGTTGTPKGVVLSHENLIANVAGSSLNIKFYPSDVYISYLPLAHIYERVNQIAALHCGVAIGFYQGDNLKLMDDLAALRPTIFTSVPRLYNRIYTAITNAVKESGGLKEKLFHTAYNAKRQAILKGKNPSPVWDKLVFNKIKARLGGRVRLMSSGASPLAADVMEFLRICFGGEVLEGYGMTETSCIISAMDVGDRSIGHVGSPIASCEVKLVDVPEMNYTSDDQPYPRGEICVRGPIIFHGYYKDEVQTKEVIDEDGWLHTGDIGLWLPGGRLKIIDRKKNIFKLAQGEYIAPEKIENVYAKCKFIAQCFIYGDSLNSSLVGIIAVEPEVLKAWAASEGIQCEDLRQLCADPRARAAVLADMDSVGKEAQLRGFEFAKAVRLVAEPFTVENGLLTPTFKVKRPQAKTYFAKEISDMYAELREAEAPRSKL; translated from the exons ATGGAGGACGCCGCCCACTCCCAGCGCCGCCGCGTCGGCGCGGCCACCGCCCACCTccagcgcccgccgccgccgcccgccggggGCTGCGGCGGCCTCGCCGTCAACCCCACCGCCGCCGAGTACGTCCACG CGCAGGGCTACAGTGTTGTTCTCCCTGAGAAATTGCAAACCGGCAAGTGGAATGTGTACCG GTCCGCGCGTTCACCTCTAAGGCTGATAAGTAGATATCCCGACACCCCAGACATTGGAACGCTGCATGATAATTTCAC GTATGCAGTTGAGACTTTTACAGACTGTAAATACCTGGGAACAAGAATCAGAACTGATGGGACAATTGGAGA CTACAAATGGATGACATACGGAGAAGCTAGCACGAGCAGGACTGCAATAGGTTCTGGTCTTATCTATCATGGAGTTCGTGAA GGTGCATGCATTGGTCTGTATTTTATAAACAGACCCGAGTGGGTTATAGTTGACCATGCTTGTTCTGCATATTCATATGTATCTGTGCCACTTTATGACACTCTCG GCCCAGATGCTGTTCAATTCATCGTGAACCATGCAGCGGTGGAA CTGTTAAGTTTTATAGCTCAAATGCCATGTGTTCGGCTTATAGTG GTAGTTGGTGGAGATGATGCAAATATGCCATCAACGCCAGTTACTACTGGAGTGGAAATCATAACTTACTCCAGGCTGCTCATCCAG GGAAAGGCCAGTCCTCAACATTTTCGCCCGCCAAAACCTGAAGATGTTGCCACTATCTGTTACACTAGTGGCACTACTGGCACGCCAAAG GGagttgttctttctcatgagaaCTTAATTGCAAATGTAGCAGGATCAAGCCTGAACATTAAGTTTTACCCCTCCGATGT GTATATCTCATATCTACCTTTGGCTCACATCTATGAGAGGGTTAACCAGATTGCAGCACTGCACTGTGGTGTTGCCATTGGATTCTACCAAGGG GATAATTTGAAGCTCATGGATGATCTGGCTGCTTTGAGACCGACAATATTCACAAGTGTCCCCCGGTTATATAACAGAATTTATACTGC AATTACAAATGCCGTGAAGGAGTCTGGTGGGCTGAAAGAAAAATTGTTTCATACTGCATACAATGCCAAGAGACAAGCAATCCTTAAAG GGAAAAATCCATCCCCAGTGTGGGATAAGTTGGTATTTAACAAAATAAAAGCTAGGCTTGGTGGACGAGTGAGACTTATGAGTTCAGGTGCTTCTCCACTGGCAGCAGATGTCATGGAATTCCTGAGGAT ATGCTTTGGTGGTGAAGTTCTTGAAGGCTATGGAATGACAGAGACATCCTGTATCATATCTGCAATGGATGTTGGTGACAGATCAATTGGTCATGTTGGATCCCCAATTGCATCTTGTG AGGTGAAACTTGTGGATGTCCCAGAAATGAATTATACGTCCGACGATCAACCTTATCCTCGTGGAGAAATTTGTGTTAGAGGACCTATAATATTCCATGGTTACTATAAAGATGAAGTTCAAAC AAAAGAAGTCATTGACGAAGATGGTTGGTTGCACACTGGAGACATAGGTCTGTGGCTACCTGGAGGGCGTTTAAAGATTATTGATAG GAAAAAGAACATTTTCAAGTTAGCTCAAGGAGAATACATAGCTCCAGAGAAGATTGAAAATGTTTATGCCAAATGCAAGTTCATTGCCCAATGTTTTATATATG GTGATAGTTTAAACTCTTCCTTAGTTGGTATTATTGCAGTTGAACCAGAGGTTTTGAAGGCTTGGGCTGCATCTGAAGGGATCCAG TGCGAAGACTTGAGACAGCTTTGTGCTGACCCCAGAGCAAGAGCTGCTGTCCTGGCTGATATGGATTCTGTTGGGAAGGAAGCGCAG CTAAGAGGTTTTGAATTTGCTAAAGCTGTTCGGCTTGTTGCTGAGCCATTCACAGTGGAGAATGGTCTCCTCACCCCAACATTCAAG GTCAAAAGACCGCAAGCTAAGACATACTTTGCAAAGGAAATCTCAGATATGTATGCAGAGTTGCGGGAGGCGGAGGCACCCAGGTCGAAGTTGTGA
- the LOC136506817 gene encoding long chain acyl-CoA synthetase 6, peroxisomal-like isoform X3, with the protein MTYGEASTSRTAIGSGLIYHGVREGACIGLYFINRPEWVIVDHACSAYSYVSVPLYDTLGPDAVQFIVNHAAVEVIFCVPQTLSILLSFIAQMPCVRLIVVVGGDDANMPSTPVTTGVEIITYSRLLIQGKASPQHFRPPKPEDVATICYTSGTTGTPKGVVLSHENLIANVAGSSLNIKFYPSDVYISYLPLAHIYERVNQIAALHCGVAIGFYQGDNLKLMDDLAALRPTIFTSVPRLYNRIYTAITNAVKESGGLKEKLFHTAYNAKRQAILKGKNPSPVWDKLVFNKIKARLGGRVRLMSSGASPLAADVMEFLRICFGGEVLEGYGMTETSCIISAMDVGDRSIGHVGSPIASCEVKLVDVPEMNYTSDDQPYPRGEICVRGPIIFHGYYKDEVQTKEVIDEDGWLHTGDIGLWLPGGRLKIIDRKKNIFKLAQGEYIAPEKIENVYAKCKFIAQCFIYGDSLNSSLVGIIAVEPEVLKAWAASEGIQCEDLRQLCADPRARAAVLADMDSVGKEAQLRGFEFAKAVRLVAEPFTVENGLLTPTFKVKRPQAKTYFAKEISDMYAELREAEAPRSKL; encoded by the exons ATGACATACGGAGAAGCTAGCACGAGCAGGACTGCAATAGGTTCTGGTCTTATCTATCATGGAGTTCGTGAA GGTGCATGCATTGGTCTGTATTTTATAAACAGACCCGAGTGGGTTATAGTTGACCATGCTTGTTCTGCATATTCATATGTATCTGTGCCACTTTATGACACTCTCG GCCCAGATGCTGTTCAATTCATCGTGAACCATGCAGCGGTGGAAGTAATATTCTGTGTGCCTCAAACTCTGAGCATT CTGTTAAGTTTTATAGCTCAAATGCCATGTGTTCGGCTTATAGTG GTAGTTGGTGGAGATGATGCAAATATGCCATCAACGCCAGTTACTACTGGAGTGGAAATCATAACTTACTCCAGGCTGCTCATCCAG GGAAAGGCCAGTCCTCAACATTTTCGCCCGCCAAAACCTGAAGATGTTGCCACTATCTGTTACACTAGTGGCACTACTGGCACGCCAAAG GGagttgttctttctcatgagaaCTTAATTGCAAATGTAGCAGGATCAAGCCTGAACATTAAGTTTTACCCCTCCGATGT GTATATCTCATATCTACCTTTGGCTCACATCTATGAGAGGGTTAACCAGATTGCAGCACTGCACTGTGGTGTTGCCATTGGATTCTACCAAGGG GATAATTTGAAGCTCATGGATGATCTGGCTGCTTTGAGACCGACAATATTCACAAGTGTCCCCCGGTTATATAACAGAATTTATACTGC AATTACAAATGCCGTGAAGGAGTCTGGTGGGCTGAAAGAAAAATTGTTTCATACTGCATACAATGCCAAGAGACAAGCAATCCTTAAAG GGAAAAATCCATCCCCAGTGTGGGATAAGTTGGTATTTAACAAAATAAAAGCTAGGCTTGGTGGACGAGTGAGACTTATGAGTTCAGGTGCTTCTCCACTGGCAGCAGATGTCATGGAATTCCTGAGGAT ATGCTTTGGTGGTGAAGTTCTTGAAGGCTATGGAATGACAGAGACATCCTGTATCATATCTGCAATGGATGTTGGTGACAGATCAATTGGTCATGTTGGATCCCCAATTGCATCTTGTG AGGTGAAACTTGTGGATGTCCCAGAAATGAATTATACGTCCGACGATCAACCTTATCCTCGTGGAGAAATTTGTGTTAGAGGACCTATAATATTCCATGGTTACTATAAAGATGAAGTTCAAAC AAAAGAAGTCATTGACGAAGATGGTTGGTTGCACACTGGAGACATAGGTCTGTGGCTACCTGGAGGGCGTTTAAAGATTATTGATAG GAAAAAGAACATTTTCAAGTTAGCTCAAGGAGAATACATAGCTCCAGAGAAGATTGAAAATGTTTATGCCAAATGCAAGTTCATTGCCCAATGTTTTATATATG GTGATAGTTTAAACTCTTCCTTAGTTGGTATTATTGCAGTTGAACCAGAGGTTTTGAAGGCTTGGGCTGCATCTGAAGGGATCCAG TGCGAAGACTTGAGACAGCTTTGTGCTGACCCCAGAGCAAGAGCTGCTGTCCTGGCTGATATGGATTCTGTTGGGAAGGAAGCGCAG CTAAGAGGTTTTGAATTTGCTAAAGCTGTTCGGCTTGTTGCTGAGCCATTCACAGTGGAGAATGGTCTCCTCACCCCAACATTCAAG GTCAAAAGACCGCAAGCTAAGACATACTTTGCAAAGGAAATCTCAGATATGTATGCAGAGTTGCGGGAGGCGGAGGCACCCAGGTCGAAGTTGTGA